The following proteins are co-located in the Magnetospirillum sp. WYHS-4 genome:
- a CDS encoding ribbon-helix-helix protein, CopG family codes for MAPKTASVSVRVPEDLAHRVEALALALDRPKSWVVEKALASFVDHETWFVEEVRQGIAEADTGDFADAEAVAGVRAKWRA; via the coding sequence ATGGCACCCAAGACCGCATCCGTCTCGGTACGCGTACCGGAAGATTTGGCCCACCGGGTGGAAGCTCTGGCGCTGGCGCTGGACCGTCCCAAGAGTTGGGTGGTCGAGAAGGCGCTCGCCTCCTTCGTGGACCACGAGACATGGTTCGTCGAAGAGGTCCGGCAAGGGATCGCGGAGGCCGACACCGGAGACTTCGCCGACGCCGAAGCGGTGGCGGGGGTGCGTGCCAAATGGCGGGCGTGA